A window of the Brassica oleracea var. oleracea cultivar TO1000 chromosome C1, BOL, whole genome shotgun sequence genome harbors these coding sequences:
- the LOC106328518 gene encoding phospho-2-dehydro-3-deoxyheptonate aldolase 1, chloroplastic, protein MALSNAASSSSLSTRSLYTGLSHRHSNRQSSLPFHRSVNLVTALHAADPSRNAAVSVKESVSAALEWTPESWKLKKALQLPDYPDAAELDSVLKTIEAFPPIVFAGEARNLEERLADAAVGKAFLLQGGDCAESFKEFNATNIRDTFRVLLQMSIVLTFGGQVPIVKVGRMAGQFAKPRSDPFEEKDGVKLPSYKGDPDPNRMIRAYTQSAATLNLLRAFATGGYAAIQRVTQWNLDFVEQSEQADRYQELANRVDEALGFMSACGLTTDHPLMTTTDFYTSHECLLLPYEQSLTRLDSTSGLYYDCSAHMVWCGERTRQLDGAHVEFLRGIANPLGIKVSNKMDPNELVKLVEILNPNNKPGRITVIVRMGAENMRVKLPHLIRAVRRSGQIVTWVCDPMHGNTIKAPCGLKTRAFDSILAEVRAFLDVHEQEGSHAGGIHLEMTGQNVTECIGGSRTVTYDDLSSRYHTHCDPRLNASQSLELAFIVAERLRKRRTATQRLS, encoded by the exons ATGGCTCTTTCCAACGCCGCCTCCTCCTCCTCTCTCTCCACCAGATCCCTCTACACGGGTCTCTCTCACCGTCACAGTAACCGTCAATCCTCCCTCCCTTTCCACCGCTCCGTCAACCTCGTCACGGCCCTCCACGCGGCGGATCCGTCCCGAAACGCCGCCGTTTCAGTCAAGGAATCCGTTTCTGCTGCATTGGAATGGACGCCGGAGAGCTGGAAGCTGAAGAAGGCTCTGCAGCTTCCCGATTACCCCGACGCCGCCGAGCTCGACTCTGTCCTCAAGACCATCGAGGCTTTCCCTCCGATCGTTTTCGCCGGAGAAGCCAGAAACTTGGAAGAGAGATTGGCGGATGCCGCCGTCGGCAAAGCTTTCCTCCTCCAGGGAGGAGATTGTGCAGAGAGCTTCAAGGAGTTCAATGCGACCAACATCAGAGACACCTTCAGAGTTCTCCTTCAGATGAGCATTGTTCTTACCTTCGGAGGTCAAGTCCCTATCGTAAAG GTTGGGAGAATGGCAGGTCAGTTTGCGAAGCCTAGATCTGACCCTTTCGAGGAGAAGGATGGTGTGAAGCTGCCTAGCTACAAGGGAGAC CCTGATCCCAACAGGATGATCCGTGCTTACACACAGTCTGCAGCTACTTTGAACCTTCTTAGAGCCTTTGCCACTGGAGGTTACGCTGCAATTCAAAGAGTTACACAGTGGAACCTTGATTTCGTTGAGCAAAGCGAGCAAGCTGACAG GTACCAGGAGCTGGCGAACAGGGTTGATGAGGCATTGGGGTTCATGTCTGCGTGTGGACTCACCACGGATCATCCACTCATGACTACAACTGATTTCTACACGTCTCATGAGTGTTTGCTTCTGCCTTATGAACAGTCTCTCACGAGGCTGGACTCGACTTCTGGTCTCTACTATGATTGCTCTGCGCACATGGTGTGGTGTGGAGAGCGTACTAGACAGTTGGATGGTGCTCATGTTGAGTTTCTCAGGGGGATTGCTAACCCTCTTGGCATTAAG GTGAGTAACAAAATGGATCCCAATGAGCTTGTAAAGCTTGTGGAGATCCTGAATCCTAACAACAAACCTGGAAGAATCACTGTGATTGTGAGAATGGGTGCTGAGAACATGAGGGTTAAGCTTCCTCATCTGATCAGAGCAGTGCGGAGGTCAGGCCAGATTGTGACATGGGTCTGTGATCCAATGCATGGAAACACAATCAAAGCACCTTGCGGTCTCAAAACAAGAGCCTTTGACTCTATCCTG GCTGAAGTGAGAGCCTTCCTTGATGTGCACGAGCAAGAAGGAAGCCACGCGGGAGGTATCCATCTAGAGATGACAGGACAGAACGTGACAGAGTGCATTGGAGGGTCCCGTACTGTGACATACGATGACTTGAGCTCACGCTACCACACACACTGTGACCCGAGGCTCAACGCTTCTCAGTCTCTTGAACTGGCCTTCATTGTTGCTGAACGGCTTAGGAAGAGAAGGACCGCTACTCAGCGTCTATCTTAA